Proteins encoded by one window of Synechococcus sp. WH 7805:
- a CDS encoding cbb3-type cytochrome c oxidase subunit I produces MSTTNYDPRILKAPHPVPGAPDNWKRFFSFNTDAKVIGIQYIATALFFLLVGGLLAMIVRGELITPPADLVDPSVYNGLYTMHGTVMLFLFLFPILNGFNNLLIPTMIGAPDMAFPKLNAAAFWLVPVFAVVLMGSFFAPGGPASSGWWSYPPMSIQNPLGHFINGQFLWILAVALSGISSIMGAVNFVTTIIRMRAPGMGFFKMPIFVWTAWAAQTIQLVGLPALTGGAVMLLFDLSFGTTFFRPEGGGDPVLFQHFFWFYSHPAVYVLVLPVFGIFSELFPVYARKPLFGYRFVAIASFGITFLSLIVWVHHMFYSGTPMWMRNLFMATTMLIAVPTGVKVFAWLGTLWKGNLRLNTPMLFCLGGLFNFIFAGITGVMLATVPIDVHVGNTYFVVAHFHYVIFNTIGFGVFAGIYHWFPKFTGRMYYEGLGKVHFALTFIGATLNWLPLHWAGLLGMPRRVASYDPEFAIWNVIASIGAFMLGVASIPFILNMVSSWARGPKAPPNPWRAIGLEWLLPSPPPAENFEDDIPTVISEPYGYGLGHPLVEDEEFYVRRSLEA; encoded by the coding sequence ATGAGCACCACCAACTACGACCCCCGCATCCTCAAGGCGCCCCATCCCGTACCCGGTGCACCGGACAACTGGAAGCGCTTTTTCAGCTTCAACACCGATGCCAAGGTGATCGGGATTCAGTACATCGCCACCGCGTTGTTCTTCCTACTGGTAGGAGGCTTACTGGCGATGATCGTACGTGGTGAGCTGATCACACCTCCGGCTGATCTGGTGGATCCCAGCGTCTACAACGGCCTCTACACCATGCATGGAACAGTGATGCTGTTCCTGTTTCTCTTCCCGATCCTCAACGGCTTCAACAACCTGTTGATTCCCACGATGATCGGGGCACCCGACATGGCGTTTCCAAAACTGAACGCTGCCGCCTTTTGGCTGGTGCCGGTCTTCGCCGTGGTGCTGATGGGCAGCTTCTTCGCCCCTGGAGGACCAGCCTCATCAGGTTGGTGGTCCTACCCACCGATGAGCATTCAAAACCCTCTGGGGCACTTCATCAACGGACAGTTTCTCTGGATCCTGGCGGTGGCTCTGTCGGGCATTTCCTCAATCATGGGCGCCGTCAACTTCGTGACGACGATCATCCGCATGCGGGCCCCCGGCATGGGCTTCTTCAAAATGCCGATCTTCGTTTGGACAGCCTGGGCCGCCCAGACGATTCAACTGGTGGGCCTGCCGGCACTGACCGGAGGAGCTGTGATGCTGTTGTTTGATCTCAGCTTCGGCACCACGTTCTTCCGACCGGAGGGCGGAGGCGATCCGGTGCTGTTCCAGCACTTCTTCTGGTTCTATTCGCACCCGGCTGTTTACGTGCTGGTGCTGCCGGTGTTTGGCATCTTCTCTGAGCTGTTTCCTGTCTATGCCCGCAAGCCTCTCTTCGGCTATCGGTTCGTGGCCATCGCCTCCTTCGGCATCACCTTCCTCAGCCTGATTGTGTGGGTGCACCACATGTTTTATTCCGGCACACCGATGTGGATGCGCAATTTATTCATGGCCACCACAATGCTGATCGCTGTGCCCACCGGCGTCAAAGTATTCGCCTGGCTTGGAACTCTCTGGAAAGGCAATCTGAGACTGAACACTCCGATGTTGTTCTGTCTCGGTGGGCTGTTCAACTTCATCTTCGCCGGAATCACTGGAGTGATGTTGGCCACCGTTCCAATCGATGTGCACGTTGGCAACACCTACTTCGTGGTGGCCCACTTCCACTACGTGATCTTCAACACGATCGGCTTCGGAGTTTTCGCAGGGATCTATCACTGGTTTCCGAAATTCACTGGCCGCATGTATTACGAAGGTCTGGGCAAGGTGCACTTCGCTCTCACCTTCATCGGCGCCACACTCAACTGGCTGCCGTTGCATTGGGCCGGTCTGCTCGGCATGCCCCGCCGTGTGGCCTCCTATGACCCCGAATTCGCAATCTGGAATGTCATCGCCAGCATTGGTGCCTTCATGCTCGGCGTCGCCTCGATCCCCTTCATCCTCAACATGGTGAGTTCCTGGGCCCGGGGGCCGAAGGCTCCCCCCAATCCCTGGCGAGCCATTGGTTTGGAATGGCTTTTGCCCTCCCCGCCACCTGCTGAGAACTTCGAAGACGACATCCCCACAGTGATCAGTGAGCCCTACGGCTATGGCCTGGGCCATCCCCTCGTCGAGGACGAGGAGTTCTACGTTCGCCGCTCCCTGGAGGCCTGA
- a CDS encoding cytochrome c oxidase subunit II: MTTTSPKKSPNIGAIVIIVVAVVLNLVIAKLMATWSYSWFPPQASTAAPYVDDLFALETGIGSFIFFGCTGVMGWVLLFNRAGKYDESDGAPIEGNTKLEITWTVIPLLLVFTIAFYSMKVNDTLNTLGPKQKYSLGTDTRELITADPIAQVGPIQVIARQWSWEFIYPNGVRSSELHLPIDQRVNLQLQSEDVIHSFYVPAFRLKQDIVPGSLISYSLTPTRQGRFRLRDAMFSGAYMSVNQSNVIVESEEAYSDWLKRSAQQALQPGLDPGRTLYDRRIARGNKGWGTVPPAPPPLVNDPGDPSIPHDA; encoded by the coding sequence ATGACGACCACTTCACCGAAGAAAAGCCCCAACATTGGCGCGATCGTGATCATCGTTGTCGCGGTTGTGCTCAATCTGGTGATCGCCAAGCTGATGGCCACTTGGTCCTACAGCTGGTTCCCGCCGCAAGCCTCGACGGCAGCGCCTTACGTCGACGATCTGTTCGCGCTTGAAACGGGGATCGGCTCCTTCATCTTCTTCGGCTGCACAGGCGTGATGGGCTGGGTCCTGCTGTTCAATCGGGCCGGCAAATATGACGAAAGCGACGGTGCGCCGATTGAAGGCAATACCAAACTTGAGATCACCTGGACCGTGATTCCCCTGCTTCTGGTGTTCACCATCGCCTTCTATTCCATGAAGGTGAATGACACCCTTAACACCTTGGGGCCCAAGCAGAAGTACTCCCTCGGGACCGATACCCGTGAGCTGATTACGGCCGATCCCATCGCTCAGGTGGGACCGATTCAAGTGATCGCTCGCCAATGGAGCTGGGAATTCATCTATCCCAACGGCGTTCGCAGTTCAGAACTGCACCTCCCCATCGATCAGCGCGTCAACCTGCAGCTGCAATCTGAGGACGTCATTCACAGCTTTTATGTACCGGCCTTCCGATTGAAGCAAGACATCGTTCCTGGCAGCCTGATCTCCTACAGCCTCACGCCAACCAGGCAGGGGCGCTTCCGACTGCGCGACGCCATGTTCAGTGGCGCCTACATGTCGGTGAATCAATCCAACGTGATCGTCGAATCAGAGGAGGCGTACTCCGATTGGCTGAAGCGTTCGGCGCAGCAAGCTCTCCAACCCGGCCTCGACCCAGGCCGCACGCTTTACGACCGCCGCATCGCCCGCGGGAACAAGGGCTGGGGCACGGTGCCACCGGCACCACCTCCGTTAGTGAATGACCCTGGCGATCCCTCAATCCCCCACGACGCCTGA